A genome region from Yoonia vestfoldensis includes the following:
- the cobI gene encoding precorrin-2 C(20)-methyltransferase: protein MTGVLYGVGVGPGAPDLITLRAARLIAGAGVIAYPTLAGAASFARAIAADLIAPAAREIVMDVPMSVERAPAQAAYDAGAAEIAAALDAGQDVVCLCEGDPFFYGSFMYLFARLSGRYRVEVVPGVTSITACAARAGKPLVARNERLTVLPGPLPQDELRARIDGAESVVIMKVGRHLPKIRAVIADLGLTEMAVYVERATLPDEVVLPLADAPERAPYFSMILLTKGADPWL from the coding sequence ATGACGGGCGTGCTTTATGGCGTGGGTGTGGGACCCGGTGCGCCTGACCTGATCACCTTGCGCGCCGCGCGGCTGATCGCTGGGGCCGGGGTCATCGCCTATCCGACATTGGCGGGGGCGGCGAGTTTCGCGCGTGCGATCGCGGCCGATCTGATCGCGCCTGCCGCCCGCGAGATCGTGATGGATGTCCCGATGAGCGTAGAGCGCGCGCCCGCGCAAGCCGCCTATGACGCCGGCGCGGCAGAGATCGCGGCGGCGCTGGATGCGGGGCAGGATGTGGTCTGCCTTTGCGAAGGGGATCCGTTCTTTTACGGGTCTTTCATGTATCTGTTCGCGCGCTTGTCGGGGCGCTACCGCGTCGAGGTTGTGCCGGGTGTGACATCGATCACGGCATGTGCGGCGCGTGCGGGCAAGCCACTGGTGGCGCGCAATGAGCGTTTGACCGTCTTGCCCGGCCCCTTGCCGCAAGATGAATTGCGCGCCCGCATCGATGGCGCGGAAAGTGTCGTCATCATGAAGGTCGGCCGCCATTTGCCCAAGATCCGCGCGGTGATTGCGGATCTGGGGCTGACGGAGATGGCGGTCTATGTCGAACGCGCCACCCTGCCGGACGAGGTCGTGTTGCCTTTGGCTGATGCGCCCGAACGCGCACCTTATTTTTCGATGATCCTGCTGACCAAAGGGGCTGATCCATGGCTGTGA